A stretch of the Streptomyces sp. NBC_00078 genome encodes the following:
- a CDS encoding RICIN domain-containing protein, protein MKSPWTRPRPAARTGRRATASAVVLLAALATTLIPAASSQAADTSVTVDFANAGGAPTYRASGTLYGMSPDGSLPQDHFYKDIKWNSERAGGAQLNNGGYGTSLAAYQTRWNATLAQYKRTAALGGTFILLPHDLWGADSTTSQAFPGDNGDWTKFDAFVNQLFSDVKANHMTVQWDLWNEPNGQGFWPRPETQYLQMWSRFYAAVRANFPGQLIVGPSYSQHPENNTWWQAFLPYVKTNNVVPDIWSWHAEAGDPVADAGAMDGLLSSYGLTNTRPYQINEYATLAQQNPGGGAWYISRLERAGADGLRGNWASGTNLHDDEANLLTKNSVGQYLPLGEWFMYRYYGSQTGNVVNLVPGSGVDGLATKDNTAKNAKVLLGSNGNTGNVTVNLTGLNTTSVVESGKVRAVVQRVPGVNGAVTGPTTISDTTLTVSNNAASVTIPYTNAKDGYTVTLLPPSNTTVSTVAVSENSGQCLDDTNLSTANGTQYQQYYCEGGYQQMLDLKPVSGKTNTYTVVNELSGKCLDVSGGSTADDAAVIQYTCSGATNQQFTLNPVTALSNSQDYQLVAVHSGKCVDVSDVSKTAGAKIHQWTCDPASALSTKKNQIWRLQGKG, encoded by the coding sequence ATGAAATCCCCCTGGACACGTCCCAGACCCGCCGCCCGCACCGGACGCCGGGCGACAGCGTCCGCAGTCGTCCTCCTGGCCGCGCTCGCCACGACCCTGATACCGGCTGCCTCCTCCCAGGCCGCGGACACCAGCGTCACCGTCGACTTCGCCAACGCCGGAGGCGCCCCCACCTACCGCGCCTCCGGCACCCTGTACGGGATGAGCCCCGACGGCTCGCTGCCGCAGGACCACTTCTACAAGGACATCAAGTGGAACTCCGAGCGGGCCGGCGGTGCCCAGCTCAACAACGGCGGCTACGGCACCAGCCTCGCCGCCTACCAGACCCGCTGGAACGCCACGCTCGCCCAGTACAAGCGCACCGCCGCCCTCGGCGGCACCTTCATCCTCCTCCCGCACGACCTGTGGGGCGCCGACAGCACCACCAGCCAGGCCTTCCCCGGCGACAACGGCGACTGGACCAAGTTCGACGCCTTCGTCAACCAGCTCTTCTCCGACGTCAAGGCCAACCACATGACGGTCCAGTGGGACCTCTGGAACGAGCCCAACGGCCAGGGGTTCTGGCCCCGGCCGGAGACCCAGTACCTCCAGATGTGGTCCCGCTTCTACGCCGCCGTCCGCGCCAACTTCCCCGGCCAGCTCATCGTCGGCCCCAGCTACTCCCAGCACCCCGAGAACAACACCTGGTGGCAGGCGTTCCTGCCCTACGTCAAGACCAACAACGTCGTCCCCGACATCTGGAGCTGGCACGCCGAGGCCGGTGACCCCGTCGCCGACGCCGGCGCCATGGACGGCCTGCTCTCCTCCTACGGCCTCACCAACACCCGCCCCTACCAGATCAACGAGTACGCCACGCTCGCCCAGCAGAACCCCGGCGGCGGCGCCTGGTACATCAGCCGCCTGGAACGCGCCGGCGCCGACGGTCTGCGCGGCAACTGGGCCTCCGGCACCAACCTGCACGACGACGAGGCCAACCTCCTCACCAAGAACAGCGTCGGCCAGTACCTGCCGCTGGGCGAGTGGTTCATGTACCGCTACTACGGCTCCCAGACCGGCAACGTCGTCAACCTCGTCCCCGGCTCCGGCGTCGACGGCCTGGCCACCAAGGACAACACCGCGAAGAACGCCAAGGTGCTGCTCGGCAGCAACGGCAACACCGGCAACGTCACCGTCAACCTCACCGGCCTGAACACCACCTCGGTCGTGGAGAGCGGCAAGGTCCGCGCCGTCGTCCAGCGCGTGCCCGGCGTCAACGGCGCCGTCACCGGGCCCACCACCATCTCCGACACCACCCTGACCGTCAGCAACAACGCCGCCTCGGTGACGATCCCCTACACCAACGCCAAGGACGGCTACACCGTCACCCTCCTGCCGCCGTCCAACACCACCGTCTCCACGGTCGCCGTCAGCGAGAACAGCGGTCAGTGCCTGGACGACACCAACCTGAGCACCGCCAACGGCACCCAGTACCAGCAGTACTACTGCGAGGGCGGCTACCAGCAGATGCTCGACCTCAAGCCGGTCAGCGGCAAGACCAACACATACACGGTGGTCAACGAACTCAGCGGCAAGTGCCTCGACGTCTCCGGGGGCTCCACCGCCGACGACGCCGCCGTCATCCAGTACACCTGCAGCGGCGCCACCAACCAGCAGTTCACCCTCAACCCCGTCACTGCCCTCAGCAACAGCCAGGACTACCAACTCGTCGCCGTCCACAGCGGCAAGTGCGTCGACGTCAGCGATGTCTCGAAGACGGCCGGAGCCAAGATCCACCAGTGGACCTGTGACCCCGCCAGCGCACTGAGCACCAAGAAGAACCAGATCTGGCGCCTCCAGGGCAAGGGCTGA